A region of the Bacillus sp. NP247 genome:
TCCTTTTCCATTTAATATTTCAACGTAAGAAACATTGTCTTGTATTGTAATAATGCCTATATCTTCTGCTGTCACACCTTTAATTTTAGCAATTGTACCGACGAAATCTACCGCCCTAATTTTCTTTTTCTTCCCGCCATTAAAGTACAATTTCATAATTCCTTTGTTTAGGTCTGCATTTTTATCTTTCTTTATAATCGGTTTAGCATGTATCTTTTCCTCAAATACTGCTTTTCCTTTCATAACTTCTTCTTTTGAAGGTGCAAGTGCCTTTGGAATTTCAAAGCCGATGTACTCCTCAATCTCTTCTAAAAATCTATTTTCATACGGCGTTATAAATGTAATAGCTTTTCCTTTATTACCAGCTCGTCCTGTTCTTCCCGTACGATGTACATAACTTTCTTTTTCTAATGGAATATCATAGTTAATAACATGTGTAATATTATCAATATCAATTCCTCTAGCTGCTACGTCTGTCGCTACTAAATAACGGAACTTCCCTTTTCTAAAATCGTCCATAACTTCAAAACGATCTTCTTGTACCATACCACCATGTATTTTGTCACAAGGATAGTTAACGCGATCTAACTGTTTAAATACGTGATCTACATTTTCTTGTGTACGGCAAAAAATAATACAACTATCTGGATTCTCAATCGTTGTTACATCTTTAAGAAGTGAAAGCTTCTCCTCTTCTCTCGTCTCAAAAAGTGTATGTTCAATTTTATCTGTCGTAATCCCAGCAGCCTTAATTTCAATATGCGTTGGCGAATCCATATACTTACGAGATAACTTTTCAACATCTTCTGGAAGTGTTGCTGAAAATAACATTGTCATTCGTTTTATAGGTAACTCGTCAATAATTGCCTCTACTTGATCGATAAAGCCCATATTCAGCATTTCGTCTGCTTCATCAATAACTAAATACTTCAAATACGCTAAAGAAAGAGTACCTTTTTCAATATGATCTAACACACGGCCAGGAGTCCCAACTACAATATGTGTTTTTTGCTTTAACTCTAATTTTTGACGTGCAAATGGAGATTTACCATAAACTGCAGCAGCCTTAATTCTTTTGAAGCGTCCTATATTCGTAATATCTTCTTTTACTTGTACCGCAAGCTCTCTCGTCGGCGTTAAAACTAAAGCTTGTGGCTTATTCTCTTCCCACTCCACCATTTCACAAAGTGGTATGCCAAATGAAGCGGTTTTTCCACTTCCAGTCTGTGATTTCACGACAAGGTCTTTCTTTTGCAAAGCAACTGGAATAACCTCTCCTTGCACTTCCGTTGGATGTTCATATCCTAAACCAGTAAGTGCTCTTACAATTTCTTTACTTAATGCATAATCAACAAAACTTTTTTTACTCATATATTAACCTCTTTTTATTCTGTATTATTTTCTTTTTTCGCTTTTCCTATCAATGAATCATCATATACGTTATTATCACCTTATTCATTATACTTGAAAGCTCACATAAAAAGGCGAATCATTCGTGATCCACCTTTTTATATAGAGATTTTCTATTTCAAAAAATTATTCCATTATAAAAATAAACCTCTATCACTTCATATACTGTTCAACTAACTGATAGCATCTCTCCCTCGTACTAGTTGCATTCGATGAAATAGTTGCTAAACCTGACAATGTCCCCTGTCCGGATTCATTCCAAGCTTCCTTCGCCTTTTGATCTCGATACGTAATCCATTCACGCTGTTTCTCTCTCAAAGTGTTCATTTCCTTTGTAGGAAGTTGCCTTTTTAAAACACCATAAATCTCATTTAATGCGTTATCCCATGCCTCGTATCTTTTGCTCTCACCCTCTTTCATTTCAGTTGTAATTCCTTTCTCATATAAGTAATCGAGTTTCTTCAAACTCTCCTCAATACTATTTAATTTAGTAATATACTCTACCTTCTGACCGGTAATAGCACTTTCTTTCTTAGGCTCTTCTACTTTCGGCTTCTCTTCATTTTTATTTTCTTCTTTTACTTTTTCTTCCTTAAGATTCTCATCTTTTCTTTTATCTACATCTATTGCCCTCGGCACAATCTGTGTAATTTGTTCATTCGCATTTTGATAATATACTTTAAACTGTTCTTTCCCTTTCGTTTCCCTAATAATTACGTTCAGTTGCTCTTTTACATCCACAAACTTCTGTTGGTTTTTCAACTCCTCTACTTTAGCAAGCATTTGCTTATATTTTTCTTCCTCATCTTTTTGATTAGCTAAAACTTCTCGTTTTTCTTTTGCTTGTTTGGCCAATATAACTGAACTAGCAGAATCATTTTCAATTTCTCTCAATAACGAAATTGCTCGGTCTATATTGCTTCCCTGTAATGCTTCAATCATTTTATTCGTTTGATCCATCTTCAGCCTTACTTCTCGGTCATCCTTATTTTCTTTTAATGCTAATTCAAAAGATGCGACTGCTCTATCGTATTCTTTATTTTCCAGTGCTAAATCTCCTTGCTTCTTCGCCTTATCAAATGCATCATTATTGCTGCATCCAGCAACAACCAACAAAGTTATTCCTATTGTCAGTATTAACTTTTTCATAGTATTTCCCCAGCCCCCCTCACCCAAAATAAAAAGCACACATACAATTTTATGCAATTATCGCAACTTTCCTTACTTTTTTATAAACGAACGTTATGCATATAAAAACTATTTAAATTCGTTTTTAACGTTATTTTTAAAAGATATTAGCTTCTTTCAAAAAAAACGTTAAGAAAATCTTTGACTTCTTCATAAAAATGATGTAAATTATCCTATGGACGAACATTTTTAATCAATAAAAATAAAATATTCGTATTTTAGGGGTGTAAATGATGGAAAACGTATTTGACTATGAAGATATTCAATTAATTCCTGCAAAATGTATTGTAAACAGCCGATCTGAATGTGATACAACTGTCACTTTAGGAAAACATAAATTTAAATTACCTGTCGTACCTGCAAATATGCAAACGATTATAGATGAAAGAATCGCAACTTATTTAGCTGAAAATAATTACTTCTATATCATGCATCGTTTCCAACCAGAGAAACGAATCTCATTCATTAGAGATATGCAATCACGTGGATTAATTGCTTCAATCAGCGTTGGTGTTAAAGAAGACGAATACGAATTCGTACAACAATTAGCTGCT
Encoded here:
- a CDS encoding lysozyme inhibitor LprI family protein, with the protein product MKKLILTIGITLLVVAGCSNNDAFDKAKKQGDLALENKEYDRAVASFELALKENKDDREVRLKMDQTNKMIEALQGSNIDRAISLLREIENDSASSVILAKQAKEKREVLANQKDEEEKYKQMLAKVEELKNQQKFVDVKEQLNVIIRETKGKEQFKVYYQNANEQITQIVPRAIDVDKRKDENLKEEKVKEENKNEEKPKVEEPKKESAITGQKVEYITKLNSIEESLKKLDYLYEKGITTEMKEGESKRYEAWDNALNEIYGVLKRQLPTKEMNTLREKQREWITYRDQKAKEAWNESGQGTLSGLATISSNATSTRERCYQLVEQYMK
- a CDS encoding DEAD/DEAH box helicase encodes the protein MSKKSFVDYALSKEIVRALTGLGYEHPTEVQGEVIPVALQKKDLVVKSQTGSGKTASFGIPLCEMVEWEENKPQALVLTPTRELAVQVKEDITNIGRFKRIKAAAVYGKSPFARQKLELKQKTHIVVGTPGRVLDHIEKGTLSLAYLKYLVIDEADEMLNMGFIDQVEAIIDELPIKRMTMLFSATLPEDVEKLSRKYMDSPTHIEIKAAGITTDKIEHTLFETREEEKLSLLKDVTTIENPDSCIIFCRTQENVDHVFKQLDRVNYPCDKIHGGMVQEDRFEVMDDFRKGKFRYLVATDVAARGIDIDNITHVINYDIPLEKESYVHRTGRTGRAGNKGKAITFITPYENRFLEEIEEYIGFEIPKALAPSKEEVMKGKAVFEEKIHAKPIIKKDKNADLNKGIMKLYFNGGKKKKIRAVDFVGTIAKIKGVTAEDIGIITIQDNVSYVEILNGKGPLVLKIMKNTTIKGKQLKVHEAIK